The Actinocatenispora sera genome has a window encoding:
- a CDS encoding aspartate-semialdehyde dehydrogenase gives MASNEPARGAAPAPCLAVVGATGAVGRVVCELLSSRKNVWGEIRLIASARSAGRTLPVRGEQLTVRELAPEAFDGVDVALFDVPDDVAAEWVPIAVEHGVTVVDNSAAFRLDADVPLVVPEVNPERIRDRGKHIVANPNCTTLAMIVAIGALHREYGLRELIISTYQAASGAGQSGIDTLHDQVTKVSGDRTVGTRAGDVRRTVGDELGPFPAPLALNVVPWAGSLRDHGWSSEELKLRNESRKILGLPDLKVSATCVRVPVVTGHSVTVHAVFGAEVSADDAQEIIKQAPGVVLVDDPAEGEFPTPADAVGTDPTWAGRVRRALDDPRALDLFLVGDNLRKGAALNTVQIAELIAAEPH, from the coding sequence GTGGCCTCGAACGAGCCGGCGAGAGGCGCCGCGCCGGCGCCGTGCCTGGCGGTCGTCGGCGCCACCGGCGCGGTGGGCCGGGTGGTGTGCGAGCTGCTGTCGTCGCGCAAGAACGTCTGGGGTGAGATCCGGCTGATCGCCTCCGCGCGGTCGGCCGGCCGGACCCTGCCGGTCCGCGGCGAGCAGCTGACGGTACGAGAACTCGCCCCGGAGGCGTTCGACGGCGTCGACGTGGCGCTGTTCGACGTGCCCGACGACGTCGCCGCCGAATGGGTACCGATCGCGGTCGAGCACGGCGTGACGGTGGTGGACAACTCCGCCGCGTTCCGGCTCGACGCGGACGTCCCGCTGGTCGTACCGGAGGTGAACCCGGAGCGGATCCGGGACCGCGGCAAGCACATCGTCGCGAACCCGAACTGCACCACGCTGGCGATGATCGTGGCGATCGGTGCACTGCACCGGGAGTACGGGCTGCGCGAGCTGATCATCTCCACCTACCAGGCCGCGTCCGGCGCCGGCCAGTCGGGCATCGACACGCTGCACGACCAGGTCACCAAGGTGTCCGGGGACCGTACCGTCGGGACCCGGGCCGGCGACGTGCGGCGCACCGTCGGCGACGAGCTCGGCCCGTTCCCGGCGCCGCTGGCGCTGAACGTGGTGCCGTGGGCGGGTTCGCTGCGCGACCACGGCTGGTCGTCGGAGGAGCTGAAGCTGCGCAACGAGTCCCGCAAGATCCTCGGCCTGCCCGACCTGAAGGTGTCCGCCACCTGCGTCCGGGTCCCGGTGGTGACCGGGCACTCGGTCACGGTGCACGCGGTGTTCGGCGCCGAGGTCTCCGCCGACGACGCGCAGGAGATCATCAAACAGGCGCCGGGTGTGGTGCTGGTGGACGACCCGGCCGAGGGCGAGTTCCCGACCCCGGCCGACGCCGTCGGTACCGACCCGACCTGGGCCGGCCGGGTCCGCCGGGCGCTGGACGACCCGCGCGCGCTCGAC
- a CDS encoding aspartate kinase, giving the protein MTLVVQKYGGSSVADAERIKRVAERIVSARKAGDDVAVVVSAMGDTTDDLLDLAHQVSPLPPGRELDMLLTSGERISMALLAMAIHNLGYEARSFTGSQAGVITTSSHGKARIIDVTPGRLQSAIDEGAVAILAGFQGIAQDTKDITTLGRGGSDTTAVALAAAMHADQCEIYTDVDGVFTADPRIVPTAHKLDTVTYEEMLELAASGAKVLHLRAVEYARRFNMPIHVRSSYSTKPGTIVAGSMEDLPVEQALISGVAHDRSEAKITVLSVPDEPGRAAKIFQVVTDAEINIDMIVQNVSTKATGRTDISFTLPKTDGAAAMTALQKTQGEIGFEGLLFDDHIGKVSLVGAGMRSNPGVAATFFRALSEAGVNIEMISTSEIRVSVVCRDTDLDEAVRALHEAFDLGGDEEAVVYAGTGR; this is encoded by the coding sequence GTGACACTCGTCGTCCAGAAGTACGGCGGCTCATCGGTCGCCGACGCGGAGCGGATCAAGCGGGTAGCCGAGCGCATCGTCTCGGCCCGCAAAGCCGGCGACGACGTGGCGGTCGTGGTCTCCGCGATGGGCGACACCACCGACGACCTCCTCGACCTGGCCCACCAGGTGTCCCCGCTGCCGCCCGGCCGCGAGCTGGACATGCTGCTCACCTCCGGCGAGCGCATCTCGATGGCGCTGCTCGCGATGGCGATCCACAACCTCGGGTACGAGGCGCGCTCGTTCACCGGTTCCCAGGCCGGCGTGATCACCACCTCGTCGCACGGCAAGGCGCGGATCATCGACGTGACCCCGGGCCGGCTGCAGAGCGCGATCGACGAGGGTGCGGTCGCGATCCTGGCCGGGTTCCAGGGCATCGCGCAGGACACCAAGGACATCACCACCCTCGGCCGGGGCGGTTCGGACACCACCGCGGTGGCGCTGGCCGCCGCGATGCACGCCGACCAGTGCGAGATCTACACCGACGTGGACGGCGTGTTCACCGCCGACCCGCGCATCGTGCCGACCGCGCACAAGCTCGATACCGTGACGTACGAGGAGATGCTGGAGCTGGCCGCGTCCGGGGCGAAGGTGCTGCACCTGCGCGCCGTGGAATACGCCCGCCGGTTCAACATGCCGATCCATGTCCGCTCGTCGTACTCGACCAAGCCCGGCACGATCGTCGCCGGCTCGATGGAGGATCTTCCCGTGGAACAGGCACTGATCTCAGGGGTCGCGCACGACCGCAGCGAAGCCAAGATCACCGTCCTGTCGGTGCCGGACGAGCCCGGCCGGGCGGCCAAGATCTTCCAGGTCGTCACCGACGCCGAGATCAACATCGACATGATCGTGCAGAACGTGTCGACCAAGGCCACCGGCCGCACCGACATCTCGTTCACGCTGCCGAAGACCGACGGCGCGGCCGCGATGACCGCGCTGCAGAAGACGCAGGGCGAGATCGGCTTCGAGGGCCTGCTGTTCGACGACCACATCGGCAAGGTGTCGCTGGTCGGCGCCGGGATGCGGTCCAACCCGGGCGTCGCCGCGACGTTCTTCCGGGCGCTGTCCGAGGCCGGCGTCAACATCGAGATGATCTCCACCTCGGAGATCCGGGTCTCCGTGGTGTGCCGCGACACCGACCTGGACGAGGCGGTCCGCGCGCTGCACGAGGCGTTCGACCTCGGCGGCGACGAGGAAGCGGTGGTCTACGCCGGTACCGGTCGGTGA
- a CDS encoding NAD-dependent epimerase/dehydratase family protein has protein sequence MSVALVTGSAGLIGSESVRHFAKLGLTVVGIDNDMRGYFFGADGSTAWQVEQLKSELGGSYEHHSIDIRDRDAVAALFTRYGRDIAVVIHTAAQPSHDWAAKEPFTDFDVNAVGTLNLLENTRLHAPEAPFIFTSTNKVYGDTPNRLPLVEQETRYELDPAHTYYEGIREDMSIDHSLHSIFGVSKVAADVLVQEYGRYFDLKTAAFRGGTLTGPAHSAAELHGFLAYLMRCNMERRVYTIYGYKGKMVRDAIHSNDVVTAFEAFFRAPRVGEVYNLGGGRQSNCSHLEAFTLAEEISGIEMRHVYDETARTGDHQWYVSDMGRFREHYPDWKQQYDVPAILREMYEANAERWTPQA, from the coding sequence GTGAGCGTCGCACTCGTGACCGGCTCGGCCGGCCTGATCGGTTCGGAGTCGGTACGGCACTTCGCCAAGCTGGGCCTGACCGTGGTCGGCATCGACAACGACATGCGCGGCTACTTCTTCGGCGCGGACGGCTCGACCGCCTGGCAGGTGGAGCAGCTGAAGTCCGAGCTGGGCGGCTCCTACGAGCACCACAGCATCGACATCCGGGACCGGGACGCGGTCGCGGCGCTGTTCACCCGGTACGGCAGGGACATCGCGGTGGTGATCCACACCGCGGCGCAGCCCAGCCACGACTGGGCCGCGAAGGAGCCGTTCACCGACTTCGACGTGAACGCGGTCGGCACCCTGAACCTGCTGGAGAACACCCGGCTGCACGCACCCGAGGCACCGTTCATCTTCACCTCCACCAACAAGGTGTACGGCGACACCCCGAACCGGCTGCCGCTGGTCGAGCAGGAGACGCGGTACGAGCTGGATCCCGCGCACACCTACTACGAGGGCATCCGCGAGGACATGTCCATCGACCACTCGCTGCACTCGATCTTCGGCGTCTCCAAGGTCGCCGCGGACGTGCTGGTGCAGGAGTACGGCCGCTACTTCGACCTGAAGACCGCGGCGTTCCGCGGCGGCACGTTGACCGGCCCGGCGCACTCCGCCGCCGAGCTGCACGGCTTCCTCGCCTACCTGATGCGCTGCAACATGGAGCGCCGCGTCTACACGATCTACGGGTACAAGGGAAAGATGGTGCGGGACGCGATCCACAGCAACGACGTGGTGACCGCGTTCGAGGCGTTCTTCCGCGCGCCGCGGGTCGGCGAGGTGTACAACCTGGGCGGCGGCCGGCAGTCCAACTGCTCGCACCTGGAAGCCTTCACGCTCGCCGAGGAGATCTCCGGCATCGAGATGCGGCACGTGTACGACGAGACCGCGCGTACCGGGGACCACCAGTGGTACGTCAGCGACATGGGCCGGTTCCGCGAGCACTACCCGGACTGGAAGCAGCAGTACGACGTGCCGGCGATCCTGCGCGAGATGTACGAGGCGAACGCCGAGCGTTGGACGCCGCAGGCGTGA